The Rosa chinensis cultivar Old Blush chromosome 7, RchiOBHm-V2, whole genome shotgun sequence DNA segment ATTTTATTGACTGACACTAAAGTACACTAGAGTTATTGACTCAAACTAAAGAGGTATAAACATGCTAGTAGCAGTTTTATTgatttttctcatttatttatttattttacaagTCTAAATATAGATAATCCAGATGCGGGCCTTCTTATGTGTATTTTTAATACGTAAAATGTTAAAATCAATTATGTTATGCTGTTTCTGAAGAATTTTGCTCAAGTCAAAATCTACAGAACTTGCTCAACTGAATATTTACAGAGGGTCGGTCAATTTGTTTGGAGCAGAGGTTTGGTCCGTTAATATAAACGAGTCCCTGAGCTTGTCATGACCCATATTTCTCATTATCCCTCTCAGCGACTCCACACAAAACAGAAAGCCAAGCCAGAAAAGATGAGTCCTTCAACAATAATAGCCATCCTCCTGGTTCTCCTCACATGCCTTTGGTCACTCATCTCTGCTTCCTCcaaatcaaaacacaaaaaactaccACCCGGCCCTCGGTCACTGCCAATAATCGGAAATCTCCACATGCTAGGCAACCTCCCCCATCGAAGCCTCCAACACCTGGCCAAAAAATATGGACACATCATGTCCATCCGTCTAGGCAGTGTTCCGACCATAGTAGTCTCCTCCCCCAAAGCCGCAGAGCTATTCCTCAAAACTCACGACACTAATTTCGCCAGCCGGCCCAAAATCCAAGCCTCGGAGTACATATCCTACGGCACAAAGGGCATGGCCTTTTCCGAATATGGTCCCTATTGGCGCCATGTAAGGAAGCTCTGTACGCTTCAGCTTTTCTGTCCAGCAAAAATAGAGGCTTTCGCGCCGCTGAGAAAGGATGAGCTGGGAGTGCTGCTGAGAAAGCTCAAGAACGCTGCAGAGGAAGGTGGTGTTGTGGATGTTAGTGAGGATATTGGTTTGATGAATGAGGACATTACGTACAGGATGGTGTTGGGTTGTAAAAGGGATGATCAGTTTGATTTGAAAGCCATTGTTGAGGAAACGTTTTCCTTGGCTGGGGCTTTCAATATATCTGATTTTGTTCCTTCCCTTGCTGCACTTGATATTCAGGTATGCTAATTAATCCAACTCTTTACCATAGGCATTTCTCTTCGATCATTCATTTATGAACCGATTGCATCGGGACGTACTAGTTCCGGCCACATAAGTTATTTAATTCTATATTATTGCATTTATATATGAAGTTAGTCGACCATTACATGTATCGGACACTGaaatattcaaaatttcaaaccagCCACACTAGATCTTCATGGGAACCCAGCTGCACGTCTTTGTCTCTATATGAACTATATTAGGATCAACAAACTAGAAGTAAACATAGGAAACCAAGTTTTGTGAAAGTGCAGTTAGCCGCCAGCTGCACTTCTTTGTCTCTAAATGACGACCTTTCCTTTTCCTCTAGGCTGCTAATTAAGCACTTCAGATTCgttgttattttatattttcataAATCTTATTCATGATTACAGTTTACGCATAAGATAATTAAGAAGATAATGTATTTTGTTGAGTCGGCCCTGACTCCAAACTCATCTAAAATGTGATGTGGATGTATATAATTTTGGCTGAAggttattttaaaaaatttaaaataattaagttatgGCCCCACAAATGCTCTgttttgtaaaaaaaatatatattgaatAATTCTTCATTGTTCCGTCTAATTACTATTTCACCGAGAGAGTATTCAGAGCActgccgtgcacttgcaccaacacaaataaatggttagattgcattaaatacactttttgtttattaaaaataaagttgataataaatatcaagggttgagattattttataagggttgggtcacttgcaccgtcggttcatagaataatttccactaTTTTACCTAGTTATTAGTGTTTTTGAGaaagaaattaatttttcaaaAGAAAACATTAATAAAGATTTTAATATGTACATTCCTAAGAAAATagcaaaaatattatttatttatttattttaaataattaaattattttttcgaCCCTGCAAAAATAACTTTCAAGTTCTGCCACTACATCTCCTGCTTACCATGATGCATTTGTTCCCTTCATGCGAAAGTTTAGCATGGTAGCCTTTTCCATGGTGACGCCAAGATTGGAGTATGTTACATAATATTCATAGACTTTAGTTTAGATTGCCTAAATGTATATTTTCTACTGCATATTAGTGTATTAGATGTGGTTTATTATATTTTTCTACGTATATCAGGGGTTGACTAAGCGAATGAAGAAAGTTAGCAAGACGATCGACAAGCTCTTGGAGAAGATAATTGACGACCATGAACAAGTTGCTAAAACTACGAGTGGGAAACAAGGCAAGCATGAGGACTTTGTAGACGTCTTGCTTTCATTAATGAACCAACCGTTGAACTCGAATGGTGAGCAAGTTCATTTTCTTGATCGAACAAATGTGAAAGCCATCTTACTAGACATGCTTACGGCGGCTTTTGATACTTCGGCCTCATCGATTGTTTGGAGCCTTTCCGAGCTCTTAAGGCATCCAAGGGTCATGAAGAAACTCCAAAAAGAGCTCCAAACTGTGGTTGGCATGGACCGAATGGTGGAAGAGACTGATTTGCCGAAGCTGGAATACTTGAGTATGGTGGTCAAGGAGAGCTTGAGACTGCACCCGGTGGCACCATTACTAGTCCCACATGAATCTATCGAGGACATTACAATTGATGGATATGACATCCCCAAGAAGTCGCGAATCATAGTGAATTTCTGGAGCATTGGAAGAGATCCTAATGTTTGGTCGGAAAATGTTGAGGAATTTTATCCTGAAAGGTTCATGAACAGCAATATAGACCTCCGGGGACATGACTTTCAGCTCATCCCATTTGGGTCTGGCCGAAGAGGTTGTCCGGGTCTGCAATTAGGGCTAACCACAGTTCGGCTAGTTCTGGCACAGCTGGTGCACTGCTTTAACTGGGAGCTCCCAGCAGGCATACTACCTCAAGACTTGGACATGTC contains these protein-coding regions:
- the LOC112178815 gene encoding cytochrome P450 CYP736A12, producing the protein MTHISHYPSQRLHTKQKAKPEKMSPSTIIAILLVLLTCLWSLISASSKSKHKKLPPGPRSLPIIGNLHMLGNLPHRSLQHLAKKYGHIMSIRLGSVPTIVVSSPKAAELFLKTHDTNFASRPKIQASEYISYGTKGMAFSEYGPYWRHVRKLCTLQLFCPAKIEAFAPLRKDELGVLLRKLKNAAEEGGVVDVSEDIGLMNEDITYRMVLGCKRDDQFDLKAIVEETFSLAGAFNISDFVPSLAALDIQGLTKRMKKVSKTIDKLLEKIIDDHEQVAKTTSGKQGKHEDFVDVLLSLMNQPLNSNGEQVHFLDRTNVKAILLDMLTAAFDTSASSIVWSLSELLRHPRVMKKLQKELQTVVGMDRMVEETDLPKLEYLSMVVKESLRLHPVAPLLVPHESIEDITIDGYDIPKKSRIIVNFWSIGRDPNVWSENVEEFYPERFMNSNIDLRGHDFQLIPFGSGRRGCPGLQLGLTTVRLVLAQLVHCFNWELPAGILPQDLDMSEKFGLSMSKAQHLLAKPTYRLL